The Enterococcus mundtii DNA window TTGCCTGCGTAAATGCGATTATCATACTACCTGCGCCACACGCTGGCTCGTAATAACCAATCCATCCTTTTTCTTCGATTAGTGGTTCATTTTCCGTTAAAGTTAGTTCGGACATTAACCTTGAGATCTCATAGGGTGTAAAAAATTGTCCGGAATCTTTGTTACTAATTTCGAGATCCATATAAATTTCACCGAGCCAATCCGTCACTTTTCGATCAAAAGCTTGTACCAATAAACAGAAACATTTTACAAAGACATCACTCTCCGTCTTCGTGTATTTTCCGATTATCTCGACATAATCAGCTTCTCGGCTATCAAATTGTGTTTTATCTACACTATTTGATATGGTGTATGCCATTAAGTGAACCCAATCAAAGAAAATTGTAGATATATTCTGCTTGCCAGATAAATTTTTTAGTCGTTTCGTAATCTCATTTCTATAATTCATCTTTT harbors:
- a CDS encoding N-6 DNA methylase translates to MNYRNEITKRLKNLSGKQNISTIFFDWVHLMAYTISNSVDKTQFDSREADYVEIIGKYTKTESDVFVKCFCLLVQAFDRKVTDWLGEIYMDLEISNKDSGQFFTPYEISRLMSELTLTENEPLIEEKGWIGYYEPACGAGSMIIAFTQAMERKGYNYQQQLRVLCEDIDENCLLMAYVQLSLLGVNAVCEVKDSLSREKFSTWYTPFHMINPKYLFPEKNSDQEEKIKPLLQIENKLEEGRKRSLLLC